The following proteins come from a genomic window of Nitrososphaerota archaeon:
- a CDS encoding DUF362 domain-containing protein, with product MTSKVIVIEGKDPFKIINGLEFFKKPRERKIIIKPNLIIDKPPPTTTPYETIEVLTKYYIENNYEVIIAEGSGWVDTFQAYKKLGYFKISEKYGVRLIDLNNDNFEILENPNALFLKKFEIPLTLKNSFIISVPILKEHSITGITLSLKNMLGATLGEKATIAKKGRFHKKLNESIIDINLYLKPKLAIIDGRIAGIGGELRAIPKELNVIILSNDLVAADAVGASYLGKNPLDIKHIKLAQEVGLGIADLNKIEIVKIK from the coding sequence ATGACATCAAAAGTTATAGTTATTGAAGGAAAAGATCCTTTTAAAATAATAAATGGATTAGAATTCTTTAAAAAACCACGTGAAAGAAAAATTATTATTAAACCAAATTTAATAATAGATAAACCTCCTCCAACAACAACACCATATGAAACAATAGAGGTTTTAACAAAATATTATATTGAAAACAATTATGAAGTTATTATTGCTGAAGGTTCCGGTTGGGTTGATACTTTTCAAGCTTATAAAAAATTAGGATATTTTAAAATTTCTGAAAAATATGGTGTAAGATTAATTGATCTTAATAATGATAATTTTGAAATTCTAGAAAATCCAAATGCACTTTTTCTTAAAAAATTCGAAATTCCATTAACTCTTAAAAATTCTTTTATTATATCTGTTCCAATTTTAAAAGAGCATTCAATAACTGGAATAACATTATCTTTGAAAAATATGCTGGGTGCAACTTTGGGAGAAAAAGCAACAATAGCTAAAAAAGGAAGATTTCATAAAAAACTTAATGAAAGCATAATCGATATTAATCTTTACCTTAAACCTAAATTGGCTATAATAGATGGAAGAATTGCTGGAATTGGAGGAGAGCTTAGAGCAATACCAAAAGAGCTTAATGTAATAATTTTATCAAATGATTTAGTTGCAGCAGATGCTGTTGGAGCAAGTTATCTTGGTAAAAATCCTCTTGATATTAAGCATATAAAATTAGCTCAAGAAGTTGGATTAGGGATAGCCGATTTAAATAAAATAGAAATTGTGAAAATTAAATGA
- a CDS encoding DNA double-strand break repair nuclease NurA → MKWLSGEDKRLTIMRTLDKDFQCIIEKIPNINTINEIKNLYFKFIEYEPINDIEYGSALLPEERIPMKFLDEFSKEDLSIHSNKPLLILIDKGFSIAALDSSIFDSGPHFFVDIILVNVGYWYACYGLNNGGDGSYCRIYPGFLTNAEKKVIIKQTEREALLKISNNINSSNHKKFLFLDESLNLAYTLNFDKESRINLVKALENNIEEAIKANIIPIGVFYTRVADILRGISAIMNKDLQTLGHISDRLLVDTIIEIGARTPCFKVYSKPLLDSNIKLLAFYLKIDNGNILRIEFPEKFKNFIDDIHLAILAQSILGEGYPLALQRAHELAVLTKDDRKIIESEIARRLKIPIIEKTLSRKEASKRWPIT, encoded by the coding sequence ATGAAATGGTTAAGTGGAGAAGATAAAAGATTAACGATAATGCGTACATTAGATAAAGATTTTCAATGCATAATTGAAAAAATTCCAAATATTAATACTATAAATGAAATTAAAAATCTTTATTTTAAATTTATAGAGTATGAGCCTATTAATGATATTGAATATGGTTCAGCCCTCCTTCCTGAAGAAAGAATTCCAATGAAATTTTTAGACGAATTCTCAAAAGAAGATTTGAGTATTCATTCAAACAAACCGTTATTAATTCTAATTGATAAAGGGTTTAGTATAGCAGCTTTAGATTCAAGCATTTTTGACTCTGGGCCACATTTTTTTGTTGATATCATTCTTGTTAATGTTGGATATTGGTATGCATGTTATGGATTAAATAATGGAGGAGATGGTTCTTATTGTAGAATATATCCCGGCTTTTTAACAAATGCTGAAAAAAAAGTTATTATAAAACAAACAGAGAGGGAAGCATTATTAAAGATTTCTAATAATATAAATTCAAGTAATCATAAAAAATTTTTATTCCTTGATGAATCATTAAACTTAGCATATACTCTTAATTTTGATAAAGAATCTAGAATTAATCTTGTTAAAGCTTTAGAAAATAATATCGAAGAAGCTATTAAAGCAAATATTATTCCTATAGGGGTATTTTATACTCGCGTTGCAGATATATTAAGAGGTATCTCTGCAATTATGAATAAAGACTTACAAACGCTTGGACATATATCTGACAGATTATTGGTTGATACTATAATTGAAATAGGAGCTAGAACCCCTTGTTTTAAAGTTTATTCTAAACCTTTATTAGACTCAAATATTAAATTACTTGCATTTTATTTAAAAATAGATAATGGGAATATTTTAAGAATTGAATTTCCTGAAAAATTTAAGAATTTTATTGATGATATTCATTTAGCAATTTTAGCTCAATCAATTTTGGGTGAAGGTTATCCTCTTGCTCTTCAAAGAGCTCATGAATTAGCTGTTTTAACTAAAGATGATAGAAAAATTATTGAATCGGAGATTGCTCGTAGACTTAAAATTCCAATAATTGAAAAAACCCTTTCAAGAAAGGAGGCATCTAAAAGATGGCCGATAACATAA
- a CDS encoding ATP-binding protein, whose translation MESNVIELGRIIRGSIGGGIIAYLKNEESIENYPLGSLIAIYGESHKYLALITDVGIESSNQANSLIRPKVSEEFIEAAIDVYKERIRNQWLKLALVAQIASEQPKTADTMPSFFSILRNVTEDDVKKFFGIENYKTHWNIGVPKVPKGLEIEIPIDIEKLIELSFAIYGKSGTGKTFLGNLLAGYILAYDITKEKIEQRIKLLIFDMHSEYALELRDNMGNKIANGIAYIFRDFFLRYTPDEYLAKERGLKQLKINYTKITEADLRMLSPIFGITETFLNHLSRIKTILAKDLKLNELWIWGLILDIDDEDRLIKTNEGFYLIEEIKKRANVKDLGELREKACEIINKKIGAPVESSFRSQTTKLKRLLDYPYTIKNEQDTIEEIVNNVLDSEGKNITISMGRFEKETPLYMMIANLLARRLREKILEKSSKGETLETKIVIFLEEAHNFLGKEVYRQSPFGEIAREMRKKGVITVVIDQRPSELDPDVIGMIWTNFVFTLTDIEDIKSSLIGSPHPELFRNIIPNLASREVLIYGEAVRFPVVLKVKDYNIVEIFFNDLVKKINKEVLRRRENVEKEFL comes from the coding sequence ATGGAAAGTAATGTTATAGAATTAGGAAGAATTATTCGTGGAAGTATTGGTGGAGGAATTATAGCATATTTAAAAAATGAAGAATCTATTGAAAATTATCCTTTAGGTTCGCTTATAGCGATTTATGGAGAATCCCACAAATATTTAGCTTTAATAACAGATGTTGGAATAGAATCTTCAAATCAAGCTAATAGCTTAATTAGACCTAAAGTTTCAGAAGAATTTATAGAAGCTGCAATTGATGTTTATAAAGAAAGGATAAGGAATCAATGGTTAAAACTTGCTTTAGTAGCACAAATAGCAAGTGAACAACCAAAAACAGCAGATACGATGCCGAGTTTTTTCTCAATATTAAGAAATGTCACAGAAGATGATGTGAAAAAATTTTTTGGTATTGAAAATTATAAAACACATTGGAATATAGGAGTGCCAAAGGTGCCAAAAGGGTTAGAAATTGAAATACCAATAGATATTGAGAAATTAATCGAGCTTAGTTTTGCTATTTATGGTAAATCTGGCACTGGTAAAACTTTTCTTGGCAATCTTTTAGCAGGATATATTTTAGCTTATGATATAACGAAGGAAAAGATCGAGCAAAGAATCAAACTCTTAATATTTGATATGCACTCTGAATATGCTTTAGAACTTAGAGATAATATGGGTAATAAAATAGCAAATGGTATAGCGTATATTTTCAGAGACTTCTTTTTAAGATATACTCCTGATGAATATCTTGCAAAAGAGAGAGGATTAAAACAACTTAAAATAAATTATACGAAAATTACAGAAGCTGATCTTAGAATGCTTAGCCCAATTTTTGGTATTACTGAAACATTTCTTAATCATTTATCAAGAATTAAAACAATATTAGCAAAAGACCTTAAATTAAATGAGCTATGGATATGGGGACTTATTTTAGATATTGATGATGAAGATAGGCTTATCAAAACTAATGAGGGTTTTTATTTAATTGAAGAAATAAAGAAAAGAGCAAATGTAAAAGACTTAGGTGAACTTAGAGAAAAAGCTTGCGAAATTATAAATAAGAAAATTGGAGCACCTGTTGAATCTTCTTTTAGGTCTCAAACTACTAAACTTAAAAGATTATTAGATTATCCATATACTATAAAAAATGAACAAGATACGATAGAAGAAATAGTTAATAATGTTTTAGATAGTGAAGGGAAAAATATAACAATAAGCATGGGTAGATTTGAAAAGGAAACTCCATTATATATGATGATCGCAAATCTATTAGCAAGAAGGCTTAGAGAAAAAATTTTAGAAAAATCAAGTAAAGGGGAAACTTTAGAAACCAAGATTGTGATATTCCTTGAAGAAGCTCATAATTTCTTAGGAAAAGAAGTATATAGACAATCACCATTTGGAGAAATTGCTAGAGAAATGAGAAAAAAGGGTGTAATAACGGTTGTAATAGATCAAAGACCAAGCGAATTAGATCCAGATGTTATAGGCATGATATGGACAAATTTTGTTTTCACATTAACAGATATAGAAGATATTAAATCATCACTTATAGGTTCCCCTCATCCAGAACTTTTTCGAAATATTATTCCAAACTTGGCTAGTAGAGAGGTTCTCATATATGGAGAAGCTGTAAGATTTCCAGTAGTATTAAAAGTTAAGGATTACAATATTGTAGAAATTTTCTTTAACGATTTAGTTAAAAAAATAAATAAAGAAGTTTTAAGAAGGAGGGAAAATGTTGAAAAAGAATTCCTTTAA
- a CDS encoding DNA repair exonuclease: MLKKNSFKFIHTADLHLGATTTLKVHGPNIDEIRRKDFHNNFAKIVDEALKENVDLFLISGDVFHKSDPSPKDFVEFSEQIGRLTEAGIKIVIIAGNHDRPRVKGGQNPIRGLVEAKHPSLYYIQSTINEPIIIEGKKASVGIVPIPYIDPRVVKYINEDYEKILKEKISNILENPKMDNVDYKILMAHLIVLGADYKKIFYWLEDEPKIKLSDLMEEKFDYIALGHIHTPQRISKKVYYSGSIEKVSFLEEDENKSFILASFNNKEVEVKVKNLSCRPMKTLEFTINSNLNPTETLIEAIEKFNIENGTLLRIIVKLDQVAWHNINISKIEQMLIQKTKVAGYEFDKNLIEYNKELRSLRIEGKPLRDQILDFIQTLNIDEKIKNRAKKLAEDIIDEVGLP, from the coding sequence ATGTTGAAAAAGAATTCCTTTAAATTTATTCATACAGCTGATTTGCATTTAGGGGCAACTACAACATTAAAAGTTCATGGACCAAATATAGATGAAATAAGGAGAAAAGATTTTCATAATAATTTTGCTAAAATTGTTGATGAAGCTTTAAAGGAAAATGTAGATTTATTTTTAATATCTGGAGATGTTTTTCATAAAAGTGACCCATCTCCAAAAGATTTTGTAGAATTTTCTGAACAAATAGGAAGATTAACGGAAGCAGGAATTAAAATTGTTATAATAGCAGGAAACCATGATAGGCCAAGAGTTAAAGGAGGGCAGAATCCAATTCGTGGCTTAGTTGAAGCTAAACATCCAAGTTTATATTACATTCAAAGTACTATTAATGAACCTATTATTATAGAAGGAAAAAAAGCATCTGTTGGAATTGTCCCCATTCCATACATAGACCCAAGAGTTGTTAAATATATAAATGAAGATTATGAAAAAATATTAAAAGAAAAAATAAGTAATATTTTAGAAAATCCAAAAATGGACAATGTTGATTATAAAATTTTAATGGCTCATTTAATCGTTTTAGGTGCAGATTATAAAAAAATTTTTTATTGGTTAGAAGATGAACCTAAAATAAAATTGAGTGATTTAATGGAAGAAAAATTTGATTATATAGCTTTAGGGCACATTCATACACCTCAACGTATTTCAAAAAAGGTTTATTACTCTGGTTCAATAGAGAAAGTAAGTTTCCTAGAAGAAGACGAAAATAAGAGTTTCATACTTGCAAGTTTTAATAATAAGGAAGTAGAAGTAAAAGTAAAAAATTTATCATGTAGACCAATGAAAACTCTTGAATTTACCATAAACTCTAATTTAAATCCTACAGAAACTCTTATTGAAGCGATTGAAAAATTTAATATTGAAAATGGTACGCTTCTAAGAATTATAGTCAAGCTAGATCAAGTAGCATGGCATAATATAAATATAAGTAAGATCGAGCAAATGTTAATACAGAAAACAAAAGTTGCAGGATACGAGTTTGATAAAAATTTAATAGAATATAATAAGGAATTAAGAAGTTTACGTATAGAAGGAAAACCTTTAAGAGATCAAATTTTAGATTTTATTCAAACACTTAATATAGACGAAAAAATTAAAAATCGTGCAAAAAAACTAGCAGAAGATATAATTGATGAAGTAGGCTTGCCATGA
- a CDS encoding SMC family ATPase — protein MILINLKVNNIATYKYYELKFDELKYPLFITGETGAGKTTFFIDAITAALCKGAYGHTTNFADIIMKGASRAEIQLTFKIEDKLYRIKRIFEVRKGTSQAFLEEYDGKNWTLVTARVSEVDKKLKNIMGLDYDGLLNSVIIRQGDVYTFIKMQPSQRRDFLLNLFKIGLDELKIKTDEKRNIIIKEIENIEREIQFLKENIDKEIEFLNTKEKIENEKKQLELEIEKKEFFKKEIENRIGEIRKKLSNIEKELSIFEEKNKILEEKYKELNKIQEQINEKEAKIGIYPSWKLEKINEIQEKINEYYLLQSQIITKEEKEVKPYRELLNKLEEVNKIESLLNQFVNIDKRLKEIENKIEEIKNYKFEIQGKMNIVLEAIKTLDNIEAECPVCGSKLTFQVKENRKKHLEEENKKLNIEIEKLDNQLKNLINEKNDLEKKKNERNNLIIRLEVLKESIDGRKIDKEELNKIEKQIQEMKIYANIIKKEIEDFIEAPIENSQKILISMIEAKDALSQIKLLRQNLINIQNDIEKIEEELKSKPNFYKEMKELKIEENNLNKEYEKVIEEIKLESQKLGEANQSIKQIEEEIKKINEAKEKYNELNKKLNELKIDKEALTLLSESVFAPRALPTKLLEDYIQLISQYASYYIKKFNPDIDINIELVKGSKPEEQKVEVKIMSGGYERRYETYSGGESTLIGFAIRLAIGKAIAELYAETKKPKFLIIDEGFGPLDEKKRNEVAEAISELYEIGEYEQIIVISHQTELKSNPAFRTVFEVYRDSDGYSKIRDVTETAYET, from the coding sequence ATGATACTTATAAACTTAAAAGTTAACAATATAGCAACTTATAAGTACTACGAATTAAAATTTGATGAATTAAAATATCCATTATTTATAACGGGTGAAACTGGAGCAGGTAAAACAACATTTTTTATAGATGCAATTACCGCCGCTCTTTGTAAAGGTGCTTACGGTCATACAACAAATTTTGCAGATATTATAATGAAAGGGGCATCTAGAGCAGAAATTCAACTTACATTCAAAATAGAAGATAAATTGTATAGAATAAAAAGGATTTTTGAAGTAAGAAAAGGTACTTCACAAGCTTTTCTTGAGGAATATGATGGAAAAAATTGGACTTTAGTAACTGCTAGAGTAAGTGAGGTTGATAAAAAATTAAAAAATATTATGGGTTTAGATTATGATGGATTATTAAATTCAGTAATTATTAGACAAGGTGATGTTTATACTTTTATAAAAATGCAACCTTCTCAAAGAAGAGATTTTTTATTAAATCTTTTCAAAATAGGATTGGATGAATTAAAAATAAAAACTGATGAAAAAAGAAATATTATTATTAAAGAAATTGAGAATATTGAAAGAGAAATTCAATTTTTGAAAGAAAATATCGATAAAGAAATAGAATTCTTAAATACAAAAGAAAAAATAGAAAATGAGAAAAAACAATTAGAATTAGAAATAGAAAAAAAAGAATTTTTTAAAAAGGAAATAGAAAATAGAATAGGTGAAATAAGAAAAAAGTTAAGTAATATTGAAAAAGAATTAAGTATTTTTGAAGAAAAGAACAAGATTTTAGAAGAAAAATATAAGGAATTAAACAAAATTCAAGAACAAATTAATGAAAAGGAAGCAAAAATAGGAATTTATCCAAGCTGGAAACTTGAAAAAATTAATGAAATACAAGAAAAAATTAATGAATACTATTTATTACAATCACAAATAATTACCAAAGAAGAAAAGGAGGTTAAACCATATAGAGAACTTCTTAATAAATTAGAGGAAGTAAACAAAATCGAAAGTTTACTAAATCAATTCGTTAATATAGATAAAAGGCTTAAAGAAATAGAAAATAAAATAGAAGAGATTAAAAATTATAAATTTGAAATTCAAGGAAAGATGAATATTGTTTTAGAGGCAATCAAAACTTTAGATAATATTGAAGCAGAATGCCCAGTATGTGGCTCAAAGCTTACATTTCAAGTAAAAGAAAATAGAAAAAAACATTTAGAAGAAGAAAATAAAAAATTAAATATAGAAATAGAAAAACTTGACAATCAACTTAAAAATTTAATCAATGAAAAAAATGATTTAGAAAAAAAGAAAAATGAAAGAAATAATTTAATAATAAGATTAGAAGTATTAAAAGAAAGTATAGATGGAAGAAAAATAGATAAAGAAGAATTAAATAAAATTGAAAAACAAATTCAAGAAATGAAAATATATGCAAATATTATTAAGAAGGAAATAGAAGATTTTATTGAAGCACCTATTGAAAATTCGCAAAAAATTTTAATAAGTATGATTGAAGCTAAAGATGCTTTATCACAAATAAAATTACTTAGACAAAACCTCATTAATATTCAAAATGATATTGAGAAAATCGAGGAAGAATTGAAGAGTAAACCAAATTTCTATAAAGAAATGAAAGAATTAAAAATAGAAGAAAATAATCTTAATAAAGAATATGAAAAAGTCATAGAAGAAATAAAATTAGAAAGTCAGAAATTAGGGGAAGCAAATCAAAGTATAAAACAAATAGAAGAAGAAATTAAGAAAATTAATGAAGCTAAAGAAAAGTATAATGAGTTAAATAAGAAACTTAATGAGTTAAAAATTGATAAAGAAGCACTCACACTCCTTAGTGAAAGTGTCTTTGCACCAAGAGCATTACCTACAAAATTGCTTGAGGATTATATTCAATTAATTAGCCAATATGCAAGCTATTATATTAAAAAATTTAATCCAGATATAGATATTAATATTGAACTTGTTAAAGGTTCAAAACCTGAAGAGCAAAAAGTTGAAGTTAAAATAATGTCAGGAGGATATGAAAGAAGATATGAAACATATAGTGGGGGAGAAAGCACACTTATAGGTTTTGCTATAAGATTAGCAATAGGTAAAGCAATAGCTGAACTTTATGCTGAAACAAAGAAGCCTAAATTTTTAATAATAGATGAAGGTTTTGGACCATTGGATGAAAAGAAAAGGAATGAAGTAGCTGAAGCAATTTCTGAGCTTTATGAAATAGGGGAGTATGAACAAATAATTGTTATATCACATCAAACAGAATTAAAATCAAATCCAGCATTTAGGACAGTATTTGAAGTATATAGGGATAGTGATGGTTATAGTAAAATAAGAGATGTGACAGAAACTGCTTATGAAACTTAA
- a CDS encoding FAD-dependent oxidoreductase: MKNFHLYDLIIIGGGPAGITAAIYAARNKINFMLVTVNIGGQVVLSSQIENYTGFQYITGEELKKKFQEHLDKYKFDLKMEEVKKIERENNLFKVITDSGTYLSKTVIIATGRRPKELKIPGEAKFKNRGVTYCAICDAPLFEDLDVAVIGGGNSGLEAVLQLIKIAKSINLIEINPELKAEKILIEKALASNKVKIWTSTKIKEIIGDKTVKYIKIERNGKEILLPVQGVFIEIGSVPNSEIVDFVDKNIFGEIIVNCKCETNIPGLFAAGDVTNVPEKQIIIAAGEGCKAALSAIKYLRMK; the protein is encoded by the coding sequence ATGAAAAATTTTCATTTATATGATTTAATTATAATTGGAGGAGGCCCTGCAGGAATAACCGCAGCTATTTATGCTGCTCGTAATAAGATTAATTTTATGCTAGTTACAGTTAATATTGGTGGACAAGTAGTTCTTTCATCCCAAATAGAAAATTATACCGGCTTTCAATATATTACTGGTGAGGAATTAAAGAAAAAATTTCAAGAACATTTAGATAAATATAAATTCGATTTAAAAATGGAAGAAGTTAAAAAAATTGAGAGAGAAAATAATTTATTTAAAGTAATAACTGATTCTGGTACTTACTTAAGTAAAACTGTTATAATAGCAACAGGAAGGAGACCTAAAGAACTTAAAATTCCTGGTGAAGCAAAATTTAAGAATAGAGGAGTCACATATTGTGCGATATGTGATGCACCACTTTTTGAAGATTTAGATGTTGCTGTTATTGGTGGTGGAAACTCTGGATTAGAAGCAGTTCTTCAACTTATTAAAATTGCTAAAAGTATAAATCTTATAGAAATCAATCCAGAACTGAAAGCTGAAAAAATATTAATTGAGAAAGCATTAGCTTCAAATAAAGTAAAAATATGGACTAGTACCAAAATAAAAGAAATAATAGGTGATAAAACTGTTAAATATATTAAAATAGAAAGAAACGGAAAAGAAATACTTTTGCCTGTTCAAGGTGTTTTTATAGAAATAGGATCTGTTCCAAATTCTGAAATAGTAGATTTTGTTGATAAAAATATTTTTGGTGAAATAATTGTAAATTGTAAATGTGAAACTAACATTCCAGGATTGTTTGCTGCAGGAGATGTTACTAATGTTCCTGAAAAACAAATAATAATTGCTGCAGGTGAAGGATGTAAAGCAGCTTTATCAGCTATAAAATATCTTCGAATGAAATGA